Genomic DNA from Streptomyces diastaticus subsp. diastaticus:
GGACCAGCAGGGAGGCGACCAGCGCCGAGGAGGTTCCCGGGCGGCTGGCCGTCGTCGGCGGCGGGGTGGTCGGCGCCGAGATGGCCACCGCCTGGCAGGGGCTGGGCGCCCAGGTCACCCTGCTGGTCCGGGGCGGCGGGCTGCTGTCCGGGATGGAGCCGTTCGCCGGGGAACTGGTCGCCGAGAGTCTGCGCGCCGCGGGGGCGGACGTCCGCACCGGCGTCTCGGTCACCGCGCTCTCCCGTGACGCCTGCGGGGTCACCCTCACCCTGGACGACGGCTCCACCCTCCAGGCGGACGAGGTCCTCTTCGCCACCGGCCGCAGGCCGCGCACCGGAGATCTCGGCCTCGACACGGTGGGCCTGGCCCCCGGCGACTGGCTCACCGTCGACGACACCCTGCGGGTCACCGGCAGCGACTGGCTCTACGCCGTCGGCGACTGCAACCACCGGGCCCTCCTCACCCACCAGGGCAAGTACCAGGCCCGGATCGCCGGATCGGTCATCGCCGCCCGTGCCCAGGGGCGCCCCCTGGACACCGGCCGCTGGGGCGCGGACAGCGCCACCGCCGACCACGACGCGGTCCCGCAGGTCGTCTTCACCGACCCGGAGGCCACCTCGGTCGGCCTGACGCTCGCACAGGCCGAGGAGGCCGGCCACCGGGTCCGCGCCGTCGACCAGGACCTCGCCGGGGTCGCCGGGGCCGCCCTCCACCGGGACGGCTACCGGGGGCGCGCCCGCATGGTGGTCGACCTCGACCGCGAGATCCTCCTCGGCGTCACCTTCGTCGGCCCCGGCGTCGGTGAACTTCTCCAGTCCGCCACGATCGCGGTCGCCGGCGAGGTCCCCGTCGCCCGGCTCTGGCACGCGGTCCCGTCCTACCCGACCATCAGCGAGGTGTGGTTGCGGCTGCTGGAGGCCTACCGCGGTTGAGGACGGACGTCGGAGGCCGGTGACGCGTCCGACGACGCGCCGTCGCGCCGGAAGGTCCGCCCCGCCGAGCCGTGCTCCCCGGGAGTCCGAGGGATGCGAATCGGCCACCCGCAGGACGCGCGGGGGCTGCCACCCATCAGGCGCCGGCGGCGTCAGGGCAGGTGAAGCGCCCCTCACACCTCCGGCGCGACAGATCTTCCAGCCAGAAGCCCTGGTCCGCCTTGTTTCTGCGGGCGACGGTTCATAGATTGGAAATCTCTTCACGATCTTGAACGCTCCGGGGGGCGAG
This window encodes:
- a CDS encoding dihydrolipoyl dehydrogenase family protein → MTQARTDDTATPAKAPDHTYDVVVVGAGPVGENVADRARAAGLSAAIVESELVGGECSYWACMPSKALLGPVLAQADARGLPGLERMTGGPLDSGAVLARRDSFASDWKDDSQAEWVDSTGTVLHRGHGRLAGERRVTVTAEDGRVTTLAARHAVALCTGTSAALPDLPGMAGARPWTSREATSAEEVPGRLAVVGGGVVGAEMATAWQGLGAQVTLLVRGGGLLSGMEPFAGELVAESLRAAGADVRTGVSVTALSRDACGVTLTLDDGSTLQADEVLFATGRRPRTGDLGLDTVGLAPGDWLTVDDTLRVTGSDWLYAVGDCNHRALLTHQGKYQARIAGSVIAARAQGRPLDTGRWGADSATADHDAVPQVVFTDPEATSVGLTLAQAEEAGHRVRAVDQDLAGVAGAALHRDGYRGRARMVVDLDREILLGVTFVGPGVGELLQSATIAVAGEVPVARLWHAVPSYPTISEVWLRLLEAYRG